Proteins co-encoded in one Burkholderia ambifaria AMMD genomic window:
- a CDS encoding ABC transporter permease has product MLTLSLADLKKSITAWRLWTLLGWLEIRQRYARSRLGPFWLTISMGVMITSLGVVYGTLFGQKINEYLPFLAASIVLWGLFSTTIVEGSTAYISSAPYIRQMSTPKLIYILQVVWRNIIVLAHNFVIVVALLAIFGVKSWATLPVFIPALLVYVLNATWIAMVVGLLSARFRDLPQIVSALLQVAFYVTPIIFRPDALNRFSFIVEWNPLAYLIDLVRGPLIGQMPSELTWGVTIGMAAIGWPVAMLMTGRYLKRIPYWV; this is encoded by the coding sequence ATGCTGACCCTTTCACTTGCTGACCTAAAGAAAAGCATCACGGCGTGGCGGTTATGGACCCTGCTTGGCTGGCTCGAAATCCGGCAACGCTATGCGCGCTCGCGCTTGGGGCCGTTCTGGCTCACGATCAGTATGGGCGTGATGATCACGTCGTTGGGCGTGGTCTACGGTACGTTGTTCGGGCAAAAAATCAACGAATATCTGCCGTTTCTTGCCGCGAGCATCGTGCTGTGGGGTTTGTTTTCGACGACCATCGTGGAAGGCAGCACCGCGTATATCAGCAGCGCGCCCTATATTCGGCAAATGTCCACGCCGAAACTGATCTACATCCTGCAGGTCGTGTGGCGAAACATCATCGTCCTCGCTCACAACTTCGTGATCGTTGTCGCGCTGCTGGCAATCTTCGGTGTGAAGAGTTGGGCGACGTTGCCGGTGTTCATTCCGGCACTGCTGGTGTATGTCCTGAACGCCACGTGGATCGCAATGGTGGTGGGCCTTCTGTCGGCACGCTTTCGCGACCTGCCGCAGATCGTCAGCGCATTGCTTCAGGTTGCGTTCTACGTCACACCGATCATTTTCCGCCCAGATGCGCTGAATCGCTTCTCGTTCATTGTCGAGTGGAATCCGCTCGCGTATTTGATCGACCTCGTGCGCGGCCCGCTGATCGGGCAAATGCCCAGTGAATTGACCTGGGGCGTGACGATTGGCATGGCGGCGATCGGTTGGCCTGTCGCCATGTTGATGACCGGGCGTTATCTGAAGCGCATTCCGTACTGGGTCTGA